The following nucleotide sequence is from Candidatus Bathyarchaeota archaeon.
AGCAGCGGGACTTAAAGATGGCTTGTGTACAAGCGTAGAAGTGCATCCTGCCCTACCAATTGAGAAATGGGTTGAATGCTTCTAAGTTAGATTCAATTTTTTATTCCTTTTAGTTCCAGCAGCATAGAAGTTGTATTATCAATTTCTTTTTATTTTACCTCTGTTAAAACATCTAAACACTGTTTTTATTCTGGAACTCCCCTAGTATCTGTAGCCTACGTCTAAGCGGCGCGGCGATTAAATTATGGGAAAGACTGAAGGGCGACATATCATTACGCTTTTCCCAAAGCCCATTCAAAGGGCAATAAAGGAAAGAGGATTTTCAATACTAACGGAGCCCCAAGTCAAGGCGATTCCATTAATTCTCGAGGGAAAAAACGTTCTCTTAATCGCCCCAACGGGCACGGGAAAAACTGAAGCCGCATTCCTTCCTGTGCTGAGTTTATTTCTTCAAATGCCGGAAAGACCCCTCGGCGTTAAAATATTATACATTACCCCCTTACGCGCATTAAATAGAGATTTGTTAGAGCGACTTGAATGGTGGTGTAAGAAGCTTGACGTGAAAGTCGCTATAAGACATGGTGACACTGAGATAAGTGAACGAAGTAAACAGGCCCGCAGTCCCCCAGACATGCTGATTACAACACCAGAGACCCTACAGGCGATTCTTCCAGGGAGGGTTATGCGGCGACACCTCCGCGCTGTGCGTTGGGTTATTGTAGACGAAATCCATGAATTGGCTGGAGATAAACGAGGCAGTCAACTTTCCCTAGCTCTTGAACGTCTGCGTTGGATTACACTCCGCGACTTTCAGGTTGTTGGACTTTCAGCTACAATCGGTACGCCCGAAAAAGTTGCACAATATCTTGTCGGAAGCAACCGGCAGTGCACAATCGTTAAGGTTCCTGTAGCTCGCTATATGCAATTAAAAATTCTATTTCCGCAACCGACAACTAAGGATATCGACTTGGCTGCGAAGTTATACACTCATCCAGAGGTCGCTGCTAGGCTTAGCGTAATGCGGGACCTCATTGAGAATCACGCATCTGTCCTCTTATTTACAAATACACGAGCAATCGCGGAGGTGCTTGCCAGTCGCTTTAAAGTTTGGGATGTCGACTTCCCGGTAAGCATCCACCACGGCTCTCTTGCCAAACCAGCAAGAATCACTGCTGAACGGGGGTTAAAGCAAGGTGAGCTTAAGGGATTGGTTTGCACTTCATCATTGGAGCTTGGAATAGACATTGGAAGAGTTGACCTTTGTATTCAATATAATTCCCCCCGCCAAGTCACTAGGCTCCTGCAGCGAGTTGGACGTAGTGGACACAGGGTTGGGCGGATTGCCAAAGGAGCCATCATTACAATGGATTCCGATGATACCCTTGAAGCCATGGTTATCTCCCGCCGCGCCCTACAAGAGGATTTAGAACCAGTTCTAGTTCCCGACAAACCCCTTGACGCACTCACCCACCAAATTGTAGGATTACTTACGCAGAAGAAGCGATGGCATTTCTCAGAAGTCTTAGACTTGTTTACCCAAGCATATCCCTATAGAGATCTAACTGAGGAAGATTTAATTAAGGTTCTTACCTACATGCACACTCGATATCCACGTCTAGCTTGGGTCTCCTTTGACGACAAGGTTATTTTGAGACCGCAGAGAATAAAAGAGCTTTATAAGTACTACTTTGAAAACTTGTCAATGATTCCGGATGAAAAACAGTATTTAGTCGTAGATCAAACAAGCGACACTCCAATCGGAGTTTTAGATGAAGCCTTTGTTGCTGAGTATGGAGAACCGGGAACGAAGTTCATAGTAAGAGGAAGCGCTTGGAAGATAATCCATGTTTATGGCGATCACATATATGTAAAACCAGCTGACG
It contains:
- a CDS encoding DEAD/DEAH box helicase; protein product: MGKTEGRHIITLFPKPIQRAIKERGFSILTEPQVKAIPLILEGKNVLLIAPTGTGKTEAAFLPVLSLFLQMPERPLGVKILYITPLRALNRDLLERLEWWCKKLDVKVAIRHGDTEISERSKQARSPPDMLITTPETLQAILPGRVMRRHLRAVRWVIVDEIHELAGDKRGSQLSLALERLRWITLRDFQVVGLSATIGTPEKVAQYLVGSNRQCTIVKVPVARYMQLKILFPQPTTKDIDLAAKLYTHPEVAARLSVMRDLIENHASVLLFTNTRAIAEVLASRFKVWDVDFPVSIHHGSLAKPARITAERGLKQGELKGLVCTSSLELGIDIGRVDLCIQYNSPRQVTRLLQRVGRSGHRVGRIAKGAIITMDSDDTLEAMVISRRALQEDLEPVLVPDKPLDALTHQIVGLLTQKKRWHFSEVLDLFTQAYPYRDLTEEDLIKVLTYMHTRYPRLAWVSFDDKVILRPQRIKELYKYYFENLSMIPDEKQYLVVDQTSDTPIGVLDEAFVAEYGEPGTKFIVRGSAWKIIHVYGDHIYVKPADDPTGAIPSWVGEEIPVPYEVALEVGEIRRYTEDQLKNGKKPEEVVLNLSAKYPADKEVIFRAIIETVDQVRKGYPLPTDKRITLEDWEDYVVIQASFGSLVNRTLARLIGHILSEKTGYTIGVQQDPYRIVIQTFGTSKSEDVRQILLDLPNTDVENIAVQATTKTGLFKRRMVHVARKFGALSKWVDFSNISLRQLMKSFEGTAIYDEAIKETLQSDMDIEHTVEVLNKIRSGEIEVVCLKTMSEATPIARVGIERISRKTDLIPPEKMKRILIESARARILNEVRTFVCTNCWEFIEMLRMRDLPSKLKCPKCGSDEIGVLEETEEVIRKLCEKKGKNLSEREKEIQEKAIETAQLISKYGRTAAMVLAGHRIRPSDAEIVLLEEHKLTDNLFELIVEAERKALKRRFW